In Deltaproteobacteria bacterium, a single window of DNA contains:
- a CDS encoding tyrosine recombinase XerC — protein MEKNPDLRVFIDNFIKYMEVEKAASVNTVGAYRRDLAMFADFIYSGAGDDAASQDITEDDITAYGASLHGTMKKASIARKLSAIKSLFGFALKKGLLKKDPAALITLPRADKKLPTVLSVEEAFALVDAPEERRKSLSKGGVKQAEQARMLRDAAILELLYSSGLRVSELTGLKIKDVDFSTGTLRVLGKGSKERICPAGDEALKALRRYLDTERSGATDIEPLITAGAADKKPIAQRSVQRLLKKYTFLGAIAKNPTPHSLRHTFATHLLDRGVDLRVIQELLGHSSLSTTQRYTSVSLEGLMRVYDKAHPRADIKD, from the coding sequence ATGGAAAAAAACCCTGACCTAAGGGTGTTTATCGATAACTTCATAAAGTACATGGAGGTCGAGAAAGCGGCCTCTGTTAACACGGTCGGCGCATACCGGCGGGATCTCGCCATGTTTGCCGACTTTATTTATTCCGGGGCAGGGGATGACGCCGCTTCCCAGGATATAACCGAAGACGATATAACGGCCTACGGCGCAAGCCTTCACGGCACCATGAAGAAGGCCTCTATTGCGAGAAAGCTCTCGGCAATAAAAAGCCTCTTTGGTTTCGCGCTTAAAAAAGGATTGCTAAAGAAAGACCCGGCGGCGCTCATAACGCTTCCAAGGGCCGATAAAAAACTGCCGACGGTCTTGAGTGTTGAAGAGGCATTCGCGCTCGTGGATGCTCCGGAAGAGCGTAGAAAGTCGCTTTCAAAGGGCGGCGTAAAGCAGGCCGAGCAGGCACGCATGCTTAGGGATGCGGCCATTCTCGAACTTCTTTACTCCTCAGGGCTTCGCGTAAGCGAGCTTACGGGGCTAAAGATAAAGGACGTGGATTTTTCTACAGGCACTTTGCGTGTGCTTGGCAAGGGCTCGAAGGAGCGGATTTGCCCGGCAGGCGACGAGGCATTGAAGGCGCTTCGCAGGTATCTTGATACGGAAAGAAGCGGGGCTACTGATATAGAGCCGCTTATAACTGCGGGCGCGGCAGACAAAAAGCCCATAGCGCAGAGAAGCGTGCAGCGGTTACTGAAAAAGTACACGTTCCTCGGCGCTATTGCAAAGAACCCGACGCCGCATTCGCTGCGCCATACGTTCGCAACGCATCTCTTGGACAGGGGCGTTGATTTGCGCGTTATTCAAGAGCTTCTTGGGCACTCGAGCTTATCGACAACGCAGCGCTACACAAGCGTGTCGCTAGAAGGCCTCATGCGCGTCTATGACAAGGCGCACCCGAGGGCCGATATAAAGGATTGA